TGGCCGACGTGCCAACCCGCAGGCCGATTATAACGCCGAAGCAGCAATGGCATTTGACCTTATGGGCCGCAAGGTGCCGGTCAAACTGGTCTGGAGCCGCGAAGACGACATTCGTGGCGGTTATTATCGCCCGATGGCGGCGCATCGCGCCAAAATCGGCCTTGATGACAGTGGCAAAATCGTCGCCTGGGATCATCGCCTTGCCGTAAAATCGATCATGAAGGGATCGCTTTTTGAAGGCATGATCAAGGACAATGTCGATCCGACATCGGTCGAAGGCGTTTCCGAAAGCCTTTATACCGTGCCGAATTTTGGCATCGGCCTGAGCGATTTCCAAACCCCGGTGCCGATTTTGTGGTGGCGTTCGGTGGGCAATACCCACACCGCCTATGCGATGGAAACCCTGATGGACATGCTGGCCCATGAAACCGGGCAGGACCCGATTGAATTGCGCCTTGCCATGCTTGACCCTAGCGGTGCCAACCAGGCTCGCATGATCAATGCCATCAAGCTGGTGCGTGACATGTCGGGCTGGAAGAAGGGTGACAAGCGCGGCTTTGCCTGCCATTTCTCGTTTAATACCTGCGTGGCGGTTGTTGCCGACATTACGGTCAGCGATGAAACCAGCGTTCATGTCGACAAGCTTTACATGGCGGTTGAATGTGGCGTTGCCATCAACCCCGATGTGATCAAGGCACAGATGGAAGGCGGGGCGGGCTTTGCCCTGGCGGCCATCATGCGCGATCAGATCACGCTTTCCGAAGGTGAAGTCGAGCAGTCCAACTTCCCGGACTATGAATTGCTGCGCAATGCCGAAATGCCAGCTGTCGAGGTAGGCATTGTTGAATCCAACAATGCACCGACCGGCGTTGGCGAACCGGGCGTTCCGCCGACTGGTCCAGCCCTTGCGAATGCAATTTTTGCAACAACCGGCAAGCGGATCTTTGATCTGCCAATGACGAAGGCCGGTTTCGACTTCGTGTAAGGCGATATTTCCGAAGGCCGGTTTAAGGGCCGGCCTTCGGGCATTTCCTTCCTGTTAAGGGGCATGAAATGAGCAATCAGTTATCCGATATGCTGCGCGCCTGGCGCGAAAACGCCACTGCGACCGAATGGGTATTGGGCACGGTTTATAAAACCCAAGGTTCCGCCTATCGCAAGGCAGGTGCGATGATGATGATCAGCGGGCAGGGGCAGCAGTTTGGCCTGCTAAGTGGTGGTTGCCTGGAAGCCGATATTATCCGTAATGCCCGGCGCGCCATGGTTACGGGCAAAACGGTCAAGCTTGTCTATGATGGCAATGACGAAGACGATCTGTCGTTTCGTCTGGGTGTTGGGTGTGGTGGCACGGTTTATATCATGCTGCAGCCGATTACCGCCGAAAATGACCTGGGCCTTGCCGCCTTTTATGATGCGTTGCAGGCGCGCGAAAGCGGTTATTACATCCAGAAGATTGATCAACCGTCGGGCCGGTTTCTGGCCGATGAAAATGTGATTGGCAATCGCGCCCATATTGAAATGCGCGATGACGGTGAAACACTGATCATTCCGATCCGGCCTGAACCGCATATTCTGCTGGTAGGGGGCGGCATTGACGCCCGCCCGGTCACCCGGATTGCACAGGAAATGGGCTGGCAGGTCAGCCTGGCCGACCCGCGCGCAGCCAATGCCCGGATCGAACATTTCCCCAATGTCCGCGCGATCCTGCGTTCAATCGATGACAGCCTGGCGGAATATGCCACCAGCAGCCGCGTTGATGCCGCGATTTTAATGTCGCACAGCATTTCAATCGATGCCAAGGCATTGGCAATTTTAACCAAAAGTACCGTGCGCCACGTTTCGGCATTGGGCCCGGCACACCGGTTTGAACAGGTGCTGAATGATATTGGCATGACCCGTACCCAATTGCCATTTCAGGTACAAAGCCCGGCAGGCCTGCCGTTGGGGGGTGAATTACCCGAAGCCATTGCGCTTTCAATGCTATCAGGTATCCACAAGGCCCTGCATGACATGATGCAAATGCCCGGCCTATCGCTGGCGGCAGAATAATGAAGCTGGCGGGGATTATCCTGGCGGCTGGCGAAAGTGCCCGTTTTGGCGGGCGCAAGCAACTGGCGCTGATTGATGGAAAGCCGATGATTTGCCATGCCATTGATCAGCTATTGCCTGTTTTGGGCGATAACCACCTGCATGTGGTGCTGGGGGCGTTTGCCGGTGAAATTGCCCCGCATCTTCCAGTAGCCCAGCCATATGTGGTCAATGAGGATTGGCAAACCGGCATGGGGTCGTCTATTGCCGCAGGTATACATGCCATTTGCCGGTCAGGGGATTATGACGGCGTTTTGATCGCCCTTGCCGATCAGGCAAAGCTGCAAACCCTGCATTACCAAAAACTATGCGCGGCCTTTGACGGGCAGCACATCATTGCCAGCCATTATGGCAACAAAAACGGTGTACCCGCCATTTTTCCGAAGTCGTTATTTAATGATCTCGCAGCATTGGCGGGGCAGGAGGGGGCGAAAAGCATTTTACAAAAACATGCCGCTTCGCTGCTGTCAGTCCCCATGGATGATGCCAGCTTTGACATCGATTACCGTTCCGACCTTGACCGGCTAGACCAGCCTTCAACCTGATCTTCAGGGGGCAGATGGTGCCAGTCGTGTGGGTAGCGCGGGCCTGCAAGCGCGCGTTTTAGGGCCTGAATCACCCCAGAATCATCGTTCACTATATGGAACAATGCGGTTTTCGGTCTAGAATCCGGCGTTCTGTTTTGCTGAAATAGTATGTTATTTCAATGACTTGTATGCATACATTTAAAGTTAAACCTTGCCTTGTGTGCGTCTTAAACAATTGCCCTTGTTGTCGTGATGCCGGGCTGCTGCAGTTGTGCCAATAACCGCAGGCCGCCCGCCAGCGTTTCGCGGTCCGGGCTGACACCAAGGGAAACGCGCACAGCATTTACGCTGCTTTGACCAATGGCAAAGGCCGATGCCGGCACCACCGCAACCCCTGCCAGTTCTGCCTGACGGGCGAAATCATCGGCCTGCCAGTGTGACGGCAGTTCCAGCCAGATATGATGCCCCCTGGGGTTTGCCAGAAAGGGCTGGCCAAGTTCGCGCGAGGCAAGGGCCTGCCGGGCAGTGTTTTCGGCAATGATGGCGCTGGTCAGTTCTTTTAACATGCCTTCGACAATCCAGCGGCTGGCAAGCGCGGACATCAGTGGCGGTGCCATCAGGATGGTTGTGCGCAAAATGGCCGACAGTCTTTGTGCCTGTGCGCCATCGGGGGCAACAACATAGGCAACCCTTAAGGACGGAGTAGCACATTTTGACAGGGTGGCAATATGCCATGTGATGTCGCTGGCAATCCCGGCCATGGCGCGAATTTCGCCGCTTTCCAGCAGGGGCCAGTAGGGGTCATCCTCGATGATTGCGACATTGTGTTTGCGGGCAATGCGGGCAATTGTTGCGCGGCGATCCAGCGGCAGGGTCGCGGTTGTTGGGTTATCGATGGTCGGGACCAGATAAATGGCCTTGGGTGCATGCTCGATGCAGGCTTTTTCAAAGGCATCGGGAATTATACCCTGATGATCCATGGCAAGCCCCACAAGGTTTAACCCGCGTTGCAGGGCAACAGCCTTCAAGCCCGGATAGGTCATATTTCCTGCCACCAGCACATCACCGCGCTGCATCAACAGGTCGCACAGGGCATAAAGCGCGTTTTGCGCCCCGGCCGTTAACAAGACCTGTTCCGGCTCTATCTGGCCAATCCGGGCGGAAAGCCAGTCTGAGGCCACTTTGCGATCAAATTCCGACCCGCTGCTTTCCTGATACTGCAAATTCAACACGCCCGTTTCGTTTGACAGAATGTCGGACATGCCCTGTGCAAACAGCCGGCGAAAATCCATCTGCGCAAGTTGGGGTGGGGTATTCATGCTCATATCAACAAGGGGCAGGCGGTCGCTTACCACGCCGGTAACTTCCACACCCTTGCGAATGAAGGTGCCGCGCCCGGGGCTGGCATCCACCAGGTGGCGCCTGCGCGCTTCGTTGAAGGCTCTGGTAACGGTGGTTAAATCAACGCCGACGGCCTCGGCAATGACCCGCTGCGAGGGCAGGCGCTCGCCCTGCGCGACAAGGCCATTGTTAATGTCCTCCTCTAGCGCATCAACGATACCGATATATTTCAGCCGGGCATTATCCTTAACCCACGGGTTCCACATGCGATCCCTCATTGTATGGATTTATTGTATGTGTGCGTTGCGATATTTAGGCATACAATAAGCAGATTATTTGTGATATGACCACTGCCGTTTGTTTGGAATGGGCGAAAAATTTATTAATAATGTCTTTTATATCATTGTTTTTATTGAGATGTTGAAAATTTCCCCAATCAGGAAAACAGCCGCGCTGGATCATGCAGGATGCTATATAGCACATATCCATACATTGTCCATACACCGATAAATACGTCATGGAGATCGGATCATGCTTAATGATGATGAATGGCCACCGCTTCGCCCGCTTGGGGTCGGCATTCGCGGGCGGTGTCCGCGTTGTGGCCAGGGGCACCTGTTTGATGGTTTCCTTAAAATCGCGGATGAATGCGATTATTGCGATCTGGATTTTTCCTTTGCCGACCCGGCCGATGGCCCTGCCTTTTTCGTGATCTGCTTTGCCTGCGTGCCATCACTGATCATGGGGCTTTGGATCGAGCTTGCCTATCAGGCACCCTATTGGGTGCATCTGGTCACGACCCTGCCATTCCTGCTGCTGACCTGTATTCCACCGCTTCGCCCGCTTAAGGGATGGCTGATCGCCAGCCAGTATTACTACAAGGCCACTGAAGGCAAACGCGTAATGGATGAAAGCTGACGCCGGGTGTGCGGCGTTGATCATCAGATGTCCGCGCCGAATGCCCGCCAGTTTTCGTCGCTATTCCTGAACTGGTGCTGGCAGACGCAGGATAGGTTACAGGCAGGACGTTAACGACGGTTGGGGCGCTGTTGCGCTGGCTGTTCCGCTGGAAAGGCCGGTTCGCTTGTGGATGATAGCGGGACATGCTGTGCGTGACCGCTGCTCATTGAAAGCTGGTCATCCTGGTAAACGTCACAGCGCTTTATCGGCAGCAAGAACTGATATATTACTTTGGGCGTGAGCGGGAACAGGCATCCCTGAAAGGCCATGTATGCTTTCCCGTTACGCGCCCCGTAATCAGTTGAGTATCGTCCCGCCATGCCCCAGCCCATTGCCGCCAATGAACCCGTCATTATCGATGAAAAGGCCAATCCTTACCGTGATTGTATTCAGGGACTGGCCAATCAGCCGATAACGGTGGTGCGGCTTTTGCGCGATGCGGTGAATGAAAACCCGGTCCTTGCCAAAAAGCTTGCATTCACCCTTCCCGAAATTCGCGATGTTGTTGGTCGGTTGGTGGAAAACCGGCCGCGTGTTGCGATCATTGCCGGTGCACCGGATCATCCGGCCCATTTGCTGGACCGGCCACACGCCTTGATGGCTGCCCTTCGCATTTGGGAACAGGGCGGCGTGCCGTTTTTGTTTCATGTGCCGGTTATTTGCGATGGCACAGCACAAAACAATATTGGTCAAAGCTATTCGCTGGCATCGCGCAATACCACGGCAACGGCGGTTAATATCACCTTTGAAGGGCACAGTTACCATGCGGCCTATGTCATTGCCGGGTGTGATAAATCCCCCTCGGCTGTTGTGGCGGGGCTTGCCGCGGCGGACCGCGCACGTGCCCATCGGGGTGATCAGGCGCCGGTCTGGGCCGTATTTGCGCCGGCCCATGTTTTAAAGGGCGGTGAAATTCCCGAAGGAACGCGCCGCCTGCTCGAAAAGGTCGCCCGTGATGCGGATGGCGCGGGGCATGATGACCTTGGCGGCGATATTCGCGAAAATATGCGCTATATTCTGCAATGCACCTCGGACGAGGCCTTTGCCGGCCTGCTCGAACGCGCCCGGTTGCTGGGTCTGATTGACGGGGCAATGGAACGCCGTATTCTTGATGAACTGGCCGCCGCAACCTGTGATTCCAAAGGTGGCATTTGCGCCTTCAACGGCACGGGCAATTCATCACGCACCATGCTGGCGGCCTTTGGCCTGACACCGCCAGCTCTTGAACTGTTAACCGATGTTCCGCCCTATGACGCGGTTGCCAGTGGCGTCGATACCCTGTTTTCCGTTTTTAACCGCCCTGAATATGCGATTGGCAATTTGCTGAAGGCGAATTTTGCCAATTTTGTCCGGGTGCATAATGCCACGGGGTCCAGCAGCAACATGCTGCTGCATTTGCCCTTCATGATGCGCCATGCCGGTTTTGACATCACGATTGATGATTATCAGGCCGTGCGCATTGAAACGCCAGTACCCGAAATTTTTGCCCATAGCCTGACGGAAAACCGCGATACCTATGTGCTTGCGCAGCAAATGGCCGAGGGGCAAAACCGCGGCATGGAAAGCATCTATCGCGTATTGGCTGATCTTGGCGTTGCCATGGATCTTGACGCGCCGACCATCCTTGGCAAAAGCTGGGCAGAACGTATTGCCGATCTTGATTACCCGGTTGATCTGTCGCTGGGGGATAAATCGGTGATCCGGGCCACACCCGTGCGCCAGCGATCCGGTGTGGATGTGATTACCGGCAGTTTCTTTGAAAATTGCGCGGTTAAAACATCGGGCATGAGCGACCATTTGCTGTCGCATTTCAATGATCATGTTTTTATCGTGCGCTATTACGAAAACGAACATGTATGTAACGCCGATTTTGCTGCGCCCGACCTGGTTGACCGCTTGATG
This genomic window from Thalassospira marina contains:
- a CDS encoding XdhC family protein, whose translation is MSNQLSDMLRAWRENATATEWVLGTVYKTQGSAYRKAGAMMMISGQGQQFGLLSGGCLEADIIRNARRAMVTGKTVKLVYDGNDEDDLSFRLGVGCGGTVYIMLQPITAENDLGLAAFYDALQARESGYYIQKIDQPSGRFLADENVIGNRAHIEMRDDGETLIIPIRPEPHILLVGGGIDARPVTRIAQEMGWQVSLADPRAANARIEHFPNVRAILRSIDDSLAEYATSSRVDAAILMSHSISIDAKALAILTKSTVRHVSALGPAHRFEQVLNDIGMTRTQLPFQVQSPAGLPLGGELPEAIALSMLSGIHKALHDMMQMPGLSLAAE
- a CDS encoding nucleotidyltransferase family protein; translated protein: MKLAGIILAAGESARFGGRKQLALIDGKPMICHAIDQLLPVLGDNHLHVVLGAFAGEIAPHLPVAQPYVVNEDWQTGMGSSIAAGIHAICRSGDYDGVLIALADQAKLQTLHYQKLCAAFDGQHIIASHYGNKNGVPAIFPKSLFNDLAALAGQEGAKSILQKHAASLLSVPMDDASFDIDYRSDLDRLDQPST
- a CDS encoding PLP-dependent aminotransferase family protein, giving the protein MWNPWVKDNARLKYIGIVDALEEDINNGLVAQGERLPSQRVIAEAVGVDLTTVTRAFNEARRRHLVDASPGRGTFIRKGVEVTGVVSDRLPLVDMSMNTPPQLAQMDFRRLFAQGMSDILSNETGVLNLQYQESSGSEFDRKVASDWLSARIGQIEPEQVLLTAGAQNALYALCDLLMQRGDVLVAGNMTYPGLKAVALQRGLNLVGLAMDHQGIIPDAFEKACIEHAPKAIYLVPTIDNPTTATLPLDRRATIARIARKHNVAIIEDDPYWPLLESGEIRAMAGIASDITWHIATLSKCATPSLRVAYVVAPDGAQAQRLSAILRTTILMAPPLMSALASRWIVEGMLKELTSAIIAENTARQALASRELGQPFLANPRGHHIWLELPSHWQADDFARQAELAGVAVVPASAFAIGQSSVNAVRVSLGVSPDRETLAGGLRLLAQLQQPGITTTRAIV
- a CDS encoding DUF983 domain-containing protein, encoding MLNDDEWPPLRPLGVGIRGRCPRCGQGHLFDGFLKIADECDYCDLDFSFADPADGPAFFVICFACVPSLIMGLWIELAYQAPYWVHLVTTLPFLLLTCIPPLRPLKGWLIASQYYYKATEGKRVMDES
- a CDS encoding dihydroxy-acid dehydratase, translating into MPQPIAANEPVIIDEKANPYRDCIQGLANQPITVVRLLRDAVNENPVLAKKLAFTLPEIRDVVGRLVENRPRVAIIAGAPDHPAHLLDRPHALMAALRIWEQGGVPFLFHVPVICDGTAQNNIGQSYSLASRNTTATAVNITFEGHSYHAAYVIAGCDKSPSAVVAGLAAADRARAHRGDQAPVWAVFAPAHVLKGGEIPEGTRRLLEKVARDADGAGHDDLGGDIRENMRYILQCTSDEAFAGLLERARLLGLIDGAMERRILDELAAATCDSKGGICAFNGTGNSSRTMLAAFGLTPPALELLTDVPPYDAVASGVDTLFSVFNRPEYAIGNLLKANFANFVRVHNATGSSSNMLLHLPFMMRHAGFDITIDDYQAVRIETPVPEIFAHSLTENRDTYVLAQQMAEGQNRGMESIYRVLADLGVAMDLDAPTILGKSWAERIADLDYPVDLSLGDKSVIRATPVRQRSGVDVITGSFFENCAVKTSGMSDHLLSHFNDHVFIVRYYENEHVCNADFAAPDLVDRLMNTEGVTPELIRAIVTRNGGDVTPDMAVRDMLAQGHLSFAFVIGGQGPQAYGMPEMFSPSQNLRHHRILEASSMLITDGRYSGVTKGACIGHMVPEAFAGGGIGHLRNGDILRLDLTLLTLDWLECDAFLHGQEITGNPTHMPDRKDLFEQRHQRMLTRQLDIAACNVMEHVSDAGRGIVPETVDRRAVHSWR